The following coding sequences are from one Rathayibacter sp. VKM Ac-2760 window:
- a CDS encoding histidine kinase, protein MPTALLPPADTTAPPSSGRGVSVTWWYTLVSAGSFVLAVLFVWAVPLLVGGSEPWRPAVYLLGAAVWTAVFAAAALRYRRADRDAALRLDVRAAGVAALGLGGAAAAGVAAGSLTLPLSLAFVLVVVLPWGRGIRWRVTAFLTVLLAICAWLEHDRATGGGPLSLAPGAASVLFAFAAALPLAIVSMLWWWDIVRELDRARAAEGRLAAAQERLILAGDVHDLQGHHLQVIALQLELAERLLRDDPDGALEQLRAAQRSVDGARTGTRELATRFRSVSLADELANAADLLRSAGLRVELAVDPDADRAPADVLGPVVRESTTNILKHGGGESARLRLAREAESWRFQAVNDVPDGAEAGTGSGVLGMTERIERAGGTLHTRAARRSFELDARLPGGAA, encoded by the coding sequence ATGCCGACCGCTCTGCTCCCTCCCGCCGACACGACCGCGCCGCCCTCCTCCGGCCGAGGAGTCTCGGTCACCTGGTGGTACACCCTCGTCTCGGCCGGCTCGTTCGTCCTCGCGGTCCTGTTCGTCTGGGCCGTGCCGCTGCTGGTCGGCGGGTCGGAGCCGTGGCGCCCGGCCGTCTACCTCCTCGGCGCCGCGGTCTGGACGGCGGTCTTCGCCGCCGCCGCGCTCCGCTACCGCCGGGCCGACCGGGACGCCGCCCTCCGCCTCGACGTGCGCGCCGCCGGTGTCGCCGCACTGGGTCTCGGGGGCGCCGCGGCGGCCGGCGTCGCGGCGGGGAGCCTCACCCTGCCGCTCTCGCTCGCCTTCGTCCTCGTCGTCGTGCTGCCGTGGGGGCGCGGGATCCGCTGGCGGGTCACCGCGTTCCTCACCGTGCTGCTCGCGATCTGCGCCTGGCTCGAGCACGACCGCGCGACCGGCGGCGGCCCGCTCTCGCTCGCGCCCGGCGCCGCCTCGGTCCTCTTCGCGTTCGCGGCCGCGCTGCCCCTCGCGATCGTGAGCATGCTCTGGTGGTGGGACATCGTCCGCGAGCTCGACCGGGCGCGGGCGGCGGAGGGGCGGCTCGCGGCCGCGCAGGAGCGGCTGATCCTCGCCGGTGACGTGCACGACCTGCAGGGGCACCATCTGCAGGTGATCGCCCTGCAGCTCGAGCTGGCCGAGCGGCTGCTCCGCGACGATCCGGACGGCGCGCTGGAGCAGCTCCGCGCGGCGCAGCGCTCGGTCGACGGCGCGCGCACCGGCACCCGCGAGCTGGCGACCCGCTTCCGCAGCGTCTCGCTCGCCGACGAGCTCGCGAACGCCGCCGACCTGCTCCGCTCGGCGGGGCTGCGGGTCGAGCTGGCCGTCGATCCCGACGCGGATCGGGCGCCCGCCGACGTGCTCGGGCCGGTCGTCCGCGAGAGCACGACCAACATCCTCAAGCACGGAGGCGGCGAGTCCGCGCGGCTGCGGCTGGCGCGCGAGGCGGAGTCGTGGCGGTTCCAGGCCGTGAACGACGTGCCGGACGGGGCCGAGGCCGGCACCGGCTCCGGCGTCCTCGGCATGACCGAGCGGATCGAGCGCGCCGGCGGCACCCTGCACACGCGGGCGGCGCGCCGCTCCTTCGAGCTGGACGCTCGCCTGCCGGGTGGTGCCGCGTGA
- a CDS encoding response regulator transcription factor, which produces MIRVLLADDEDMIRTALAALLRLESDLEIVGECRDGAEAVAEAVRLEPDVCLFDVEMPGMDGIEAAERLRRVSATRVIVVTRHARPGVLRRALAVGVSGFLPKSRRVEDVAEVIRQVAAGRRYVDPEIAADALASSRSPLTDRELEVLSAGSRGETTGEIGKALHLSAGTVRNHVSSILRKLDVDTRQRAVIEARENGWI; this is translated from the coding sequence GTGATCCGGGTGCTCCTCGCCGACGACGAGGACATGATCCGGACCGCCCTCGCCGCCCTGCTGCGCCTGGAGTCCGACCTCGAGATCGTCGGCGAGTGCCGCGACGGAGCGGAGGCGGTCGCCGAGGCCGTGCGCCTCGAGCCGGACGTCTGCCTCTTCGACGTCGAGATGCCCGGCATGGACGGCATCGAGGCGGCGGAGCGACTGCGCCGCGTCTCGGCGACCCGCGTCATCGTGGTCACCCGGCACGCCCGGCCCGGGGTGCTGCGCCGCGCGCTGGCCGTCGGGGTCAGCGGCTTCCTGCCGAAGTCACGGCGGGTGGAGGACGTGGCGGAGGTGATCCGCCAGGTCGCCGCCGGCCGCCGCTACGTCGATCCCGAGATCGCCGCCGACGCCCTGGCGAGCTCGCGCAGCCCGCTCACCGACCGCGAGCTCGAGGTGCTCAGCGCCGGCTCGCGCGGCGAGACCACCGGCGAGATCGGCAAGGCGCTGCACCTGTCCGCCGGCACCGTGCGCAACCACGTCTCGTCGATCCTGCGCAAGCTCGACGTCGACACCCGCCAGCGCGCCGTGATCGAGGCCCGCGAGAACGGCTGGATCTGA
- a CDS encoding TerC family protein yields MQITPVIWLITIAVTIAFFVYEFFAHVRKPHEPTIAESARWSAFYIGLALLFGVGIGFVADWRYGGEYFAGYLTEKALSLDNLFLFLIIMTGFAVPKIYQQKVLMIGIVIALIMRGGFIAVGAALIENFSWVFYLFGALLFVLAYQQIKGDHGDPSNNAFMRLVRRVLPVTDEYHGDRLTVKKDGRRFVTPMLLTIVAIGFIDLVFALDSIPAIYGLTNEAYIVFTANAFALMGLRQLFFLIGGLLERLVYLSQGLAVILGFIAVKLVFHALHVNEVPFINGGEPLLWVPEIPIWFSLTFIGSTIAVATIASLLKTRGDRSKSDRATVQDTPLETPADVPSHPER; encoded by the coding sequence GTGCAGATCACTCCCGTCATCTGGCTGATCACCATCGCCGTGACGATCGCCTTCTTCGTCTACGAGTTCTTCGCGCACGTGCGGAAGCCCCACGAGCCGACCATCGCCGAGTCCGCCCGCTGGTCGGCCTTCTACATCGGCCTCGCGCTGCTCTTCGGCGTCGGGATCGGCTTCGTCGCCGACTGGCGCTACGGCGGCGAGTACTTCGCCGGCTATCTCACCGAGAAGGCGCTGTCGCTCGACAACCTCTTCCTCTTCCTGATCATCATGACCGGCTTCGCGGTGCCGAAGATCTATCAGCAGAAGGTGCTGATGATCGGCATCGTCATCGCGCTGATCATGCGCGGCGGCTTCATCGCGGTCGGCGCGGCGCTGATCGAGAACTTCTCCTGGGTCTTCTACCTCTTCGGCGCCCTGCTCTTCGTGCTGGCCTATCAGCAGATCAAGGGCGACCACGGCGACCCCTCGAACAACGCCTTCATGCGCCTGGTGCGCCGCGTCCTCCCCGTCACCGACGAGTACCACGGCGACAGGCTGACCGTGAAGAAGGACGGCCGCCGCTTCGTCACCCCGATGCTGCTGACCATCGTCGCCATCGGCTTCATCGACCTGGTCTTCGCTCTCGACTCGATCCCCGCCATCTACGGACTGACCAACGAGGCCTACATCGTCTTCACCGCGAACGCCTTCGCGCTGATGGGCCTGCGCCAGCTGTTCTTCCTGATCGGCGGCCTGCTCGAGCGCCTCGTCTACCTCAGCCAGGGCCTGGCCGTCATCCTCGGCTTCATCGCCGTGAAGCTCGTCTTCCACGCCCTGCACGTCAACGAGGTCCCCTTCATCAACGGCGGCGAGCCGCTGCTCTGGGTCCCCGAGATCCCGATCTGGTTCTCCCTCACCTTCATCGGCTCGACCATCGCCGTCGCCACGATCGCCAGCCTCCTGAAGACCCGCGGCGACCGCTCCAAGTCCGACCGCGCCACCGTCCAGGACACCCCCCTGGAGACCCCCGCCGATGTCCCCTCCCACCCCGAGCGCTGA
- a CDS encoding ROK family transcriptional regulator yields the protein MARREATPAAPGSRALVVDLIRSSGPISRVELTSATGLTQPSISLIVRKLLTDGIVRETGSTASGGKPRQMLEINTRARIGVGVQLGFESITFVATDAGGGVLARQQIRGAALSAPDEVTRRIVDGYAAFVRGTGLDRRSIAGVAVVAPGPIDQAAGRILGPPTLQGWRDFPLREELGAGFGTPILLDNDAAAAAIGEFWSRGVSRHETFGSVYIGTGIGAGIVLDGALFRGASSNAAEIGHITIAPGGRDCFCGNTGCLERYAAPSVVVEDASADRSSFADLDLTFEVEQNARDFDVLSLAAINGHPAAEALLQRSAGHLADGAVTLANLFDLDALVLTGPGVAIAGSIYTRALRSRLEARRFARRAHPITVELSANPRDAAAIGASSLVLQSTLSPGHGPVLHQPA from the coding sequence ATGGCGCGTCGTGAGGCGACCCCCGCGGCTCCGGGCAGCCGCGCCCTCGTCGTCGATCTCATCCGCTCCTCCGGGCCGATCAGCCGCGTCGAGCTCACCTCGGCGACCGGGCTGACCCAGCCGTCGATCTCGCTGATCGTGCGGAAGCTCCTGACCGACGGCATCGTCCGAGAGACCGGATCGACGGCCAGCGGCGGCAAGCCGCGGCAGATGCTCGAGATCAACACCCGCGCGCGGATCGGCGTCGGCGTGCAGCTCGGCTTCGAGTCGATCACCTTCGTCGCGACGGACGCCGGCGGCGGCGTGCTCGCCCGCCAGCAGATCCGCGGGGCGGCCCTCTCGGCGCCGGACGAGGTCACCCGGCGGATCGTCGACGGCTACGCGGCGTTCGTCCGCGGCACCGGCCTCGACCGGCGCAGCATCGCCGGCGTCGCGGTCGTCGCTCCCGGCCCGATCGACCAGGCCGCGGGCCGCATCCTCGGGCCGCCGACCCTGCAGGGCTGGCGCGACTTCCCGCTGCGCGAGGAGCTCGGCGCCGGCTTCGGCACGCCGATCCTGCTCGACAACGACGCGGCGGCGGCCGCCATCGGCGAGTTCTGGAGCCGCGGCGTCTCGCGGCACGAGACCTTCGGCAGCGTCTACATCGGCACCGGGATCGGCGCCGGCATCGTCCTCGACGGCGCGCTCTTCCGCGGCGCCAGCTCGAACGCCGCCGAGATCGGCCACATCACCATCGCGCCCGGCGGCCGCGACTGCTTCTGCGGCAACACCGGCTGCCTCGAGCGCTACGCGGCGCCCTCCGTCGTCGTCGAGGACGCGAGCGCGGACCGGAGCTCGTTCGCCGACCTCGACCTCACCTTCGAGGTCGAGCAGAACGCCCGGGACTTCGACGTGCTGAGCCTCGCCGCGATCAACGGCCACCCCGCCGCGGAGGCGCTGCTGCAGCGATCGGCCGGGCATCTCGCCGACGGCGCCGTCACCCTCGCCAACCTCTTCGACCTCGACGCGCTCGTCCTCACCGGCCCCGGAGTCGCGATCGCCGGCTCGATCTACACGCGGGCGCTGCGCTCCCGGCTGGAGGCGCGCCGCTTCGCCCGGCGCGCGCACCCGATCACCGTCGAGCTGTCGGCGAACCCGCGCGACGCCGCCGCGATCGGCGCCTCCTCCCTCGTCCTGCAGAGCACGCTCTCGCCCGGCCACGGGCCCGTGCTGCACCAGCCGGCATGA
- a CDS encoding aldehyde dehydrogenase family protein: MRDTLAPLAPIEPFLVDGAWLAPDGAELLDIVDPATEELLTRVPQAGPAEIEAAVTAARRAHDDARWSGMSPHDRSRILNRIADLIEERLEELAVLETRDNGKPIERSRADTATSARVFRYYAGAPSRLTGTVVPVDAQHHVYTTLEPVGVAALILPWNFPIMTASFKLAPALAAGCTVVVKPAEQTPLTMLRLAAICEEAGVPAGVVNVLTGDGRVGAALTENPLVSKVSFTGSTEVGRKVMRAASEDFTRLTLELGGKSPNIVFEDADLDAVVLTAMRASFGHSGQMCTAGSRLLVQRSILEEMTERLTAAVRKVALGDGLAGGVTVGPLVSEEQRQQVLGYIAQGEAEGAVVAVGGGVPDRPGYYVEPTLFTGVSNTMTIAREEIFGPVVGIIPFEDEDEAVSLANDQTYGLAAGVWTRDLSRAHRLGRRLRAGTVWVNTYNLFDPALSFGGVGESGMGRDLGEEALRSFCELKSVVVAL; this comes from the coding sequence ATGAGAGACACGCTCGCCCCCCTCGCGCCGATCGAGCCCTTCCTCGTCGACGGCGCCTGGCTCGCGCCCGACGGCGCCGAGCTGCTCGACATCGTCGACCCCGCGACGGAGGAGCTGCTCACCCGCGTCCCGCAGGCCGGCCCCGCCGAGATCGAGGCGGCCGTCACCGCCGCCCGCCGCGCGCACGACGACGCCCGCTGGAGCGGGATGAGCCCGCACGACCGCAGCCGCATCCTGAACCGCATCGCCGACCTGATCGAGGAGCGCCTCGAGGAGCTCGCGGTGCTCGAGACCCGCGACAACGGCAAGCCGATCGAGCGCTCGCGCGCCGACACGGCGACCTCGGCCCGCGTCTTCCGCTACTACGCCGGCGCGCCCTCGCGGCTGACCGGCACCGTCGTGCCCGTCGATGCGCAGCACCACGTCTACACGACGCTCGAGCCGGTCGGCGTCGCGGCGCTGATCCTGCCGTGGAACTTCCCGATCATGACGGCGAGCTTCAAGCTGGCGCCGGCGCTCGCCGCGGGCTGCACCGTGGTCGTGAAGCCGGCGGAGCAGACTCCGCTGACGATGCTGCGCCTCGCGGCGATCTGCGAGGAGGCCGGGGTCCCCGCCGGAGTCGTCAACGTGCTCACCGGCGACGGGCGGGTCGGCGCGGCGCTCACCGAGAACCCGCTGGTCAGCAAGGTCTCCTTCACCGGCAGCACCGAGGTGGGCCGGAAGGTGATGCGGGCCGCGAGCGAGGACTTCACCCGGCTGACCCTGGAGCTCGGCGGCAAGAGCCCGAACATCGTGTTCGAGGACGCGGACCTGGACGCCGTGGTGCTGACCGCGATGCGGGCGTCATTCGGCCACTCCGGCCAGATGTGCACGGCGGGCAGCCGGCTGCTGGTGCAGCGCTCGATCCTGGAGGAGATGACGGAGCGGCTGACCGCGGCGGTGCGGAAGGTCGCGCTCGGCGACGGGCTGGCCGGCGGCGTGACCGTCGGGCCGCTGGTGTCCGAGGAGCAGCGGCAGCAGGTGCTCGGCTACATCGCGCAGGGCGAGGCGGAGGGCGCGGTCGTCGCTGTCGGCGGCGGAGTGCCGGACCGGCCGGGCTACTACGTCGAGCCGACGCTCTTCACGGGCGTCAGCAACACGATGACGATCGCGCGGGAGGAGATCTTCGGGCCGGTCGTCGGGATCATCCCGTTCGAGGACGAGGACGAGGCGGTCTCGCTGGCGAACGACCAGACCTACGGGCTCGCCGCCGGAGTGTGGACTCGCGATCTGTCGCGGGCGCACCGTCTCGGGCGGCGGCTGCGCGCGGGCACGGTGTGGGTCAACACGTACAACCTGTTCGACCCGGCGCTGTCGTTCGGCGGGGTGGGGGAGTCGGGGATGGGGCGCGACCTGGGCGAGGAGGCGCTGCGCTCGTTCTGCGAGCTGAAGAGCGTGGTCGTCGCGCTCTGA
- a CDS encoding substrate-binding domain-containing protein, which translates to MTDPRPPRPLGLALVRATEIMGAEPYFHEFIAGVEHAVRPAGHSVLLNVLPDRDAEIETYRRWARDGEVDGVVLVDLEVDDPRPALVRELGLPAVIVGPPSAALDLRAVWTNDDDAMRDAVQFLADLGHERIAHVGGPEELLHTRIRRECFLRECADRGIEAVERSGDYSRESGGRALRSLAEEPEPATAVILDSDLMAIGALDAARQLGLDVPGAMSLLAWDDSAQCQLSEPPLSAVSHDVQVIGMITGQELLSEIAESASGSVASPPVVVVARGTTSAPAQHGGHGA; encoded by the coding sequence ATGACCGATCCGAGACCGCCGCGGCCCCTCGGGCTCGCCCTCGTCCGCGCCACCGAGATCATGGGCGCCGAGCCGTACTTCCACGAGTTCATCGCGGGGGTGGAGCACGCGGTCCGGCCGGCGGGCCACTCGGTGCTGCTCAACGTGCTGCCCGACCGCGACGCGGAGATCGAGACCTACCGGCGCTGGGCCCGCGACGGCGAGGTCGACGGCGTGGTGCTCGTCGACCTGGAGGTGGACGACCCGCGGCCGGCGCTGGTGCGCGAGCTGGGGCTGCCCGCGGTGATCGTCGGGCCGCCCTCCGCGGCGCTCGATCTGCGCGCGGTCTGGACCAACGACGACGACGCGATGCGCGACGCCGTGCAGTTCCTCGCCGACCTCGGCCACGAGCGGATCGCGCACGTCGGTGGGCCGGAGGAGCTGCTGCACACCCGGATCCGGCGCGAGTGCTTCCTGCGGGAGTGCGCCGACCGCGGCATCGAGGCGGTCGAGCGCTCGGGCGACTACTCGCGCGAGTCCGGCGGCCGGGCGCTGCGCTCGCTGGCGGAGGAGCCGGAGCCGGCGACCGCGGTGATCCTGGACAGCGACCTGATGGCGATCGGGGCGCTCGACGCGGCCCGGCAGCTCGGCCTCGACGTGCCGGGCGCGATGTCGCTGCTGGCCTGGGACGACTCCGCGCAGTGCCAGCTGAGCGAGCCGCCGCTCTCGGCGGTCTCGCACGACGTGCAGGTGATCGGCATGATCACGGGGCAGGAGCTGCTGAGCGAGATCGCGGAGTCGGCGAGCGGATCCGTGGCCAGCCCGCCGGTCGTCGTGGTGGCGCGCGGCACGACGAGCGCACCGGCGCAGCACGGCGGCCACGGGGCCTGA
- a CDS encoding DUF6036 family nucleotidyltransferase, whose translation MNRGELELAIATAAQIVQQDRVLVIGSQSILGSYSEDRLPARATLSHEVDIAPLRDDEQESLATLIDAAAGEWSPFDEEHGFYIQGVGVRTAFLPVGWAERVVTVETAEGSVGLCLDPHDLCAAKLGRNDIKDREFVDALIGASLIEPAVLLERFEAISDERLAEARRVVVRAFLRAYGAGS comes from the coding sequence GTGAATCGTGGGGAGCTGGAGCTCGCCATCGCGACCGCCGCTCAGATCGTGCAGCAGGACCGCGTCCTGGTGATCGGGTCGCAGTCGATCCTCGGCAGCTACTCCGAGGACCGCCTGCCCGCCCGGGCGACCCTGTCGCACGAGGTCGACATCGCACCGCTCCGGGACGACGAGCAGGAGTCCCTCGCGACGCTGATCGATGCCGCTGCCGGGGAGTGGTCGCCGTTCGACGAGGAGCACGGCTTCTACATCCAGGGCGTGGGAGTGCGCACCGCCTTTCTGCCGGTCGGCTGGGCGGAGCGCGTGGTGACGGTCGAGACCGCGGAGGGATCGGTCGGTCTGTGTCTCGATCCGCATGACCTCTGCGCCGCGAAGCTCGGGCGCAACGACATCAAGGATCGAGAGTTCGTCGACGCCCTCATCGGGGCGTCGTTGATCGAACCCGCCGTGCTGCTCGAGCGCTTCGAGGCGATCAGCGACGAGCGTCTCGCGGAGGCGCGGAGGGTCGTCGTCCGTGCCTTTCTGCGCGCCTACGGGGCGGGGAGTTGA
- a CDS encoding phosphotriesterase, with protein MAIQTVLGPVESLGAVSMHEHLLTDASALQRPGVEALDPDAPVTAELAAALRWSQLALADNLRLDDVELLADELRAGATGGLAAAVDLSSLGFGPDHARLPELSAQSGVAIVAGYGAYLPRLLPEWYLALDLDGRTALFTRALTEAIPGTTYRAGLLGLMGTTGAFATPEGEQERISLTAAARAAAATGSAITVRLAADARNGLEVLAHVVAEGADPGRVVFSTVDEFLDLPYLRDLGAAGAVLELCFGNEGAHVGRIRNASDPQRLDALLELLGTDPGIRWVLGHSTWTKGQLRRFGGHGFDHLSARVLPGLRALGVADDVLHRMSVDEPARLLDRP; from the coding sequence ATGGCGATCCAGACGGTCCTCGGTCCGGTCGAGAGCCTCGGCGCGGTCTCGATGCACGAGCACCTGCTGACCGACGCGAGCGCGCTGCAGCGCCCCGGCGTCGAGGCGCTCGACCCGGACGCCCCCGTCACCGCCGAGCTCGCGGCCGCCTTGCGCTGGAGCCAGCTCGCGCTCGCCGACAACCTCCGCCTCGACGACGTCGAGCTGCTCGCCGACGAGCTGCGCGCCGGAGCGACCGGCGGGCTCGCCGCCGCCGTCGACCTCAGCTCGCTCGGCTTCGGACCCGACCACGCCCGACTGCCCGAGCTGTCCGCGCAATCGGGGGTCGCGATCGTCGCCGGCTACGGCGCCTACCTCCCGCGGCTGCTGCCCGAGTGGTACCTCGCGCTCGACCTCGACGGCCGCACCGCGCTCTTCACCCGCGCGCTGACGGAGGCGATCCCCGGCACGACCTACCGCGCGGGGCTGCTCGGCCTGATGGGCACGACCGGCGCCTTCGCGACTCCGGAGGGTGAGCAGGAGCGGATCAGCCTCACGGCCGCCGCGCGCGCCGCCGCCGCCACGGGCTCCGCGATCACCGTCCGGCTCGCCGCCGACGCCCGCAACGGGCTCGAGGTGCTCGCGCACGTCGTCGCCGAGGGAGCGGATCCCGGCCGCGTCGTGTTCAGCACCGTCGACGAGTTCCTCGACCTGCCCTACCTCCGTGACCTCGGCGCGGCCGGCGCCGTACTGGAGCTCTGCTTCGGCAACGAGGGCGCGCACGTCGGCCGGATCCGCAACGCGAGCGACCCGCAGCGCCTGGACGCGCTGCTGGAGCTGCTCGGCACCGACCCCGGCATCCGCTGGGTGCTCGGGCACAGCACCTGGACGAAGGGGCAGCTGCGCCGTTTCGGCGGGCACGGCTTCGACCACCTCTCCGCGCGGGTCCTGCCCGGGCTGCGCGCGCTCGGCGTGGCCGACGACGTGCTGCACCGGATGAGCGTCGACGAGCCGGCCCGCCTGCTCGACCGGCCCTGA
- a CDS encoding helix-turn-helix transcriptional regulator has protein sequence MIKVTRTRMGIGVRELARRAGVAPSAVTQWEQSEARGVLRPATLERALAAMGTTVSAEQLSQHAPQQSERREDRVARELHRSVAGRLIEDPDAVLALVPANVRRLRTRVRGGAGALLDVWEDLAARREIGRLVDVMLSTSARAIEMRQVSPFAGVLDEEERLRAIGRAVS, from the coding sequence ATGATCAAGGTCACGCGCACGCGGATGGGCATCGGCGTGCGCGAACTCGCCCGGCGGGCCGGAGTCGCGCCGAGTGCGGTGACGCAGTGGGAGCAGTCGGAGGCGAGGGGAGTCCTCCGCCCGGCGACGCTCGAGAGGGCCCTCGCCGCGATGGGGACGACGGTCTCTGCGGAGCAGCTGTCGCAGCATGCGCCGCAGCAGTCGGAGCGCCGCGAGGACCGTGTCGCGCGGGAGCTGCATCGCTCGGTGGCGGGGCGGCTCATCGAGGATCCCGACGCCGTCCTCGCGCTCGTCCCTGCGAACGTCCGACGGCTGCGGACCCGGGTCCGCGGAGGAGCGGGCGCACTGCTCGACGTCTGGGAGGACCTGGCCGCGCGGCGGGAGATCGGCCGGCTCGTGGACGTCATGCTGTCCACCTCCGCGCGGGCGATCGAGATGCGTCAGGTCTCGCCGTTCGCCGGCGTGCTGGACGAGGAGGAGCGCCTCCGGGCGATCGGTCGGGCCGTCTCGTGA
- a CDS encoding carboxylesterase family protein, which produces MTEVVTPGGVVRGRVVETPDGGVHAFLGVPYLRVAERFRPGVAVEPWAGGRAATSRGPVAPQPFADAPVSERDSLHVNIWTPDPAARDLPVFVWVHGGLHIVGSNAEPLSDGARLAAAGRMIVVSVNHRLGALGFLTLEHLLGAEYADSANLALLDVIGALRWVHSGIAAFGGDPSRVTLAGQSAGAVLVSALLAAPAAAGLFRRAVLQSGNPERIGSRAFGEGVTAELLALLGLEDDPSRLLTLPWEEVVAAQQRLIEQRSAGHPNPTPAFRPSLDGRVLPATPVDAVAAGASSTVDLIVGTNVNEGSGFVDPGGPEPSPELLKSELALLLPHWPASRGSRADAFAAALRADLGREVSGAELLEACLAETIYRQPSQRFLDARADATVSTRSYLFTWEQPASAGPRRAGHSLELPFLFRTLDSPLAPAEVGTAAPASLRDALTRHWSAFAATGAPGPDWPEYAPSRATLLLADSPRVALAPRDTVRRLAASARPPSRPGRGL; this is translated from the coding sequence ATGACCGAGGTCGTCACTCCGGGCGGAGTCGTGCGCGGCCGGGTCGTCGAGACGCCGGACGGCGGGGTGCACGCCTTCCTCGGCGTGCCGTACCTGCGGGTCGCCGAGCGGTTCCGGCCCGGGGTCGCGGTGGAGCCGTGGGCGGGCGGGCGTGCGGCGACCTCGCGCGGGCCTGTCGCGCCGCAGCCGTTCGCGGACGCGCCCGTCTCCGAGCGGGACTCGCTGCACGTGAACATCTGGACCCCCGACCCCGCCGCCCGCGACCTGCCCGTCTTCGTCTGGGTGCACGGCGGCCTGCACATCGTCGGGTCCAACGCGGAGCCGCTCTCGGACGGCGCGCGTCTCGCCGCCGCCGGCCGGATGATCGTCGTCTCGGTCAACCACCGCCTCGGCGCCCTCGGCTTCCTGACCCTCGAGCACCTGCTCGGAGCGGAGTACGCCGACTCCGCGAACCTCGCCCTGCTCGACGTGATCGGCGCGCTGCGCTGGGTGCACTCGGGCATCGCGGCGTTCGGCGGGGACCCGTCGCGGGTGACGCTCGCCGGGCAGTCCGCGGGGGCGGTGCTCGTGTCGGCGCTGCTCGCCGCGCCCGCCGCCGCCGGGCTCTTCCGGCGGGCGGTCCTGCAGAGCGGCAACCCGGAGCGGATCGGCTCGCGGGCCTTCGGCGAGGGCGTCACCGCCGAGCTGCTCGCGCTCCTGGGGCTGGAGGACGACCCGTCGCGGCTGCTGACCCTGCCGTGGGAGGAGGTGGTCGCCGCCCAGCAGCGGCTGATCGAGCAGCGCTCGGCCGGCCACCCGAACCCGACGCCCGCCTTCCGGCCGAGCCTCGACGGCCGGGTGCTGCCCGCGACGCCGGTCGACGCGGTCGCCGCCGGAGCGTCCTCGACGGTGGATCTGATCGTCGGCACGAATGTGAACGAGGGCTCCGGCTTCGTCGATCCCGGCGGCCCGGAGCCGTCGCCGGAGCTCCTCAAGAGCGAGCTGGCGCTGCTCCTGCCGCACTGGCCCGCGTCGCGCGGCAGCCGCGCCGACGCGTTCGCCGCCGCCCTGCGCGCCGACCTCGGCCGCGAGGTGTCCGGCGCCGAGCTGCTCGAGGCCTGCCTGGCCGAGACGATCTACCGCCAGCCGAGCCAGCGCTTCCTCGACGCCCGCGCCGACGCCACCGTGTCCACCCGCTCCTACCTCTTCACCTGGGAGCAGCCCGCCTCCGCCGGCCCCCGCCGCGCCGGCCACTCCCTCGAGCTGCCGTTCCTGTTCCGGACCCTCGACTCCCCCCTCGCCCCCGCCGAGGTCGGCACCGCCGCCCCCGCGTCCCTCCGCGACGCCCTCACCCGCCACTGGTCCGCCTTCGCCGCCACCGGCGCCCCCGGCCCCGACTGGCCCGAGTACGCCCCGTCCCGCGCGACCCTCCTCCTCGCGGACTCCCCCCGCGTCGCCCTCGCCCCCCGCGACACCGTCCGCCGCCTGGCCGCGTCGGCCCGCCCCCCGAGTCGTCCTGGCCGGGGGCTCTGA
- a CDS encoding small multidrug efflux protein yields the protein MSTIVSDAILGFQGLIQDVPDLVQPLVVALAGAVPFIEGEGAATIGIIGGIHPVVAAVSAAAGNFLCVALLVLLGAGVRSAITGRKPRKRATARREKFQRAFTRYGVPGVSLLGPLLLPTHFTAVMLAGAGVAKGRVLLWQGIAIALWTTVLTVIVSLAIGGAGLA from the coding sequence ATGTCGACCATCGTCAGCGACGCGATCCTCGGATTCCAGGGCCTCATCCAGGACGTCCCCGACCTCGTCCAGCCGCTCGTGGTGGCGCTCGCCGGAGCCGTGCCGTTCATCGAGGGCGAGGGCGCCGCGACGATCGGCATCATCGGCGGGATCCACCCGGTCGTCGCCGCCGTCTCGGCCGCGGCGGGCAACTTCCTCTGCGTCGCGCTGCTCGTGCTGCTCGGCGCGGGCGTCCGCTCGGCGATCACCGGCCGGAAGCCGCGGAAGCGCGCGACGGCCCGCCGCGAGAAGTTCCAGCGCGCGTTCACCCGCTACGGCGTCCCCGGCGTGAGCCTGCTCGGCCCGCTGCTGCTGCCGACCCACTTCACCGCGGTGATGCTCGCCGGCGCCGGCGTCGCGAAGGGCCGCGTGCTGCTCTGGCAGGGCATCGCGATCGCATTGTGGACGACGGTGCTCACGGTGATCGTCTCGCTCGCGATCGGCGGCGCGGGGCTGGCGTGA